The Leisingera daeponensis DSM 23529 genome includes the window ACCGCGCGGGCCTTCTCGACGCCTGCGTCGCCGGCCAGGTCGGCCTTGGACAGCAGCACGATGTCGGCGCAGGAAATCTGGTCCTCGAACACCTCGGACAGCGGGGTTTCATGGTCGATGCTGCCGTCCGCCTCGCGCTGGGCCTGCACCGCGTCCAGGTCGGGGGCGAACTGGCCCTTGGCGACCGCCTCGGCATCGGCCAGCGCAATCACGCCGTCCACAGTGATGCGGGAGCGGATCGCGGGCCAGTCAAAGGCCTTCAAGAGCGGCTTGGGCAGCGCCAGGCCGGAGGTTTCGATCACGATGTGATCCGGCTTCTCCGGCAGGTTCATCAGCTGTTCGATGGTGGGGATGAAGTCATCGGCCACGGTGCAGCAGATGCAGCCGTTGGCCAGCTCCATGATGTTCTCCGCCGGGCAGTTCTCATCCGCGCAGGACTTCAGGATGTCGCCATCGACACCGGCGGTGCCGAACTCATTGACCACCACGGCCAGGCGCTTGCCCTGCGGGTTCTGCATCAGGTGGCGGATCAGGGTGGTCTTGCCCGCACCGAGGAAGCCGGTGATGACGGTGACGGGGATCTTGTTGAGGTCGCTCATGTTTACTCCTCGGAGAAGAACTTGGCCGGCGGGATGCGGGCAACGGATTGCTTGCGGAAGGTCTGCGGGCGTTCGCGCCACGGCACCACGCCATCGGCGGTGGCGGCGTATGCGGCGGCGCCTTCCAGGATTTCAGGGACATGCTGGTCCGGGTCGAGGTCGCCGTAGACATAGGTCCAGCGCTCTGCGCCGCCGACCAGTGCCACGGCGCAGCCGCGCTTGCAGGAGGACAGGCACTCGACGCCGCGCAAGGCGACACCTTCGGGCATTCCGGCCTCTGCCAGTGCGGCGTGCAGGATGGCGCCGGGGCGGGCACCCTCCGGGTCGGCGCCCTCGCGGCGGCAGGTGAGGCAAACGGTCAGCGTGACCGGTCCCGGGGTGCTGGCAGTCTTGCCTGCCATATCGTCAGCCATCGGCGCGTCTCCTGTCGCGGCAGGCGTGCGGGATGGCCGAAAGGGGGGCGGCAGCGTGCCAGCCCCTCAACCGGTCGCGGAACACCCCGCCCGCCCGTTGTTCTCTCTCTTGCTGGCAGGTCTCCCGGCTTGCGGATGCCAAGGCGCATGCCTTGCCGGCCATCCTGCCTTCCCGGGATCTCTCCCAGTGGCATGGCGGCCTCATCCGGTCACGGTCGCGGGGGCGGCTGTGCTTCGGGTCTCCAAAGAAATTTGGCGGCCTTCACATTCCCTCTTCGCCTGCTTTCGCAGGAACCAGCGAAACCCCCTTGCGCTATCGCGCCCTTCTTTGTCAAGACATGGGGTCAAACAGCTGGAGAGCCCCCATGAGCGAAAAGTCTGAAACCGGCATCTCAGAGGAAGAAGCCGCCCGCCACGCCTCCAAGATGGCCAAGAAAAAGGCCGCGCGCGACCGGATGATGAAGACCAAGGAGGGCGAGAAGGGCCTGATCATCGTCCACACCGGGCCGGGCAAGGGCAAGTCTTCCTCGGGGTTCGGCATGATCATGCGCTGCATCGCCCACAAGATGCCTTGCGCCGTGGTGCAGTTCATCAAGGGCGCCTGGCAGACCGGGGAGCGGACGCTGATCGAGGAGAACTTCAGCGATCTCTGCCAGTTCTATGCCATGGGCGAGGGCTTCACCTGGGAGACCCAGGACAAGGCGCGTGACATTGCCGCGGCGCAGAAGGGCTGGGAAAAGGCCAAGGAGATGATCCTGGACGAGAAGAACACCATGGTGCTGCTGGACGAGATCAACATCGCGCTGCGCTACGAGTATCTGGACCTCGACGAGGTGCTGGAGTTCCTGGTGGAGCACAAGCCGCCGATGACCCATGTGGTGCTGACGGGGCGCAACGCCAAGGAAGAGCTGATCGAGATTGCCGATCTGGTAACCGAGATGGGCCAGATCAAACATCCCTTCCGCGCCGGCGTGAAGGCGCAGAAGGGCGTCGAGTTTTAAGCAGAACCATCGCCCGGCCGGCAGGCCGGGCCGCGCCGGCCCCGCCCAGGCCTGGGCGCGGCCGTTTGTATCACGCCGCCAACTGTGCGGCTTTTCCTTGAATGTAGGCATCCACCGCCGCGCGCTGGGTCTCATCCAGCCGCAGGCCCAGTTTGGTGCGCCGCCACAGGTAATCGTCGCCTGCGCGCACCCATTCGCGGGCAATCGCCCAGTCGAGCTCGCGGGCGGTAATGGTGGCGCCGAAATCCTGGCCCAGATCACCGGCGGTCTTGGCGTCTCCCAGCACCTCCCAGGCCTCGGTGCCATAGGCGCGGATCATCCGGCCCGTCCAATAGGGGGTGAGGAACGGATAGTCCGCGGCCAGCTTGGAGGTCAGCTTTGCCACGTCCTCCACCGGGAAATCGCCGCCGGGCAGGGCCACACCTGCGGTCCAGTTGGCGGGCAGCTGCGGGAACACTTCTCCGATCTTCGCCAGCGCCGCCTCGGCCAGCTTGCGGTAGGTGGTGATCTTGCCGCCAAAGACGTTGAGCAGCGGCGCCTGCGCCTGGTCCAGCGTCAGCACGTATTCGCGGGTCGCCGCGGTGGCAGAGCTGGCACCGTCGTCATAGAGCGGGCGCACGCCGGAGTAGGTCCAGACGATGTCCTCGCGTTTCACCGGCTGCTCGAAGTATTCCGACGCGAAAGCTGCGAGATAATCCTGCTCGGCGCCGGTGCAGACCGGTGCGGTGTCCGGGTCCGGGTGGTCGGCATCCGTTGTGCCGATCAGGGTGAAATCCTGCTCGTACGGAATGGCAAAGATGATCCGCCCGTCGGTGCCTTGGAAGAAATAGCAGCGGCCGTGGTCGAACAGTTTCGGCACCACGATATGGCTGCCGCGCACCAGGCGGACGTTCTCGCGGCTGTTCTGGCCCAGCTTCTGGTGCAGCACATCGGCAACCCACGGCCCGCCTGCATTCACCAGCATCCGGGCGCGGTGCTCCTGCTCCGCGCCGGTGGCGTGGTCCTTGGTGCGGATCACCCAATGGTCTGACTGGCGGTCCGCGGACAGCACTTCGGTGCGGGTCAGGATCTTGGCACCGCGGGCCAGCGCGTCGCGGGCGTTCAGCATCACCAGGCGGGCGTCCTCGATCCAGCAGTCGGAATATTCAAAGGCGGTCTTGAACTTGGCCTTCAGCGGGCGGCCCGCCGGGTCGCTTGCCAGATCCAGCTTGGCGGTACCGGGCAGGATGCCGCGTTTGCCAAGGCTGTCGTACAGGAACAGCCCCAGCCGGATCAGCCAGGCCGGACGGCGGCCCTTCATCCACGGCATGAAGGTTGTCAGCAGCTTGGATGTGGGCGTTTCGCTGTCGAACCGCATGTCCTTGTGGAACGGCAGCACAAAGCGCATCGGCCAGGAGATATGCGGCATCGCTTTCAAGAGCACCTCGCGCTCGATCAGCGCTTCGCGCACCAGGCGGAACTCGAAATATTCGAGATAGCGCAATCCGCCGTGGAACAGCTTGGTCGAGGCGGAGGAGGTGGCGGAGGCCAGATCATTCATCTCTGCCAGCGTCACCGACAACCCGCGGCCTGCGGCGTCGCGGGCGATGCCGCAGCCGTTGATGCCGCCGCCGATGATGAAAAGATCCGTTACAGGCGTGTCAGTCATTTTCGCTGCTTTCGTTTTGTCCTGCGGTCAGGATGCGGGTGCCGGCCGCCTGCGCGGCTTCGGCGAATTCTTCCGGCACGGGGCGGTCGGTGATCACCACGTCGAGATCCGCGACATCGCAGATCCGCACCGGGGCGGAGCGGTCGAACTTGCTGCCGTCGCAGACCAGAACCTTTTGCCGGGCGTTCTTCAGGATCGCGCGGGCAACCGAAACCTCGCGCGCGTCGTGGTCCATCACCGCGCCGTCGGCATCCAGTGCCGAGGCGCCGATGACGGCGAAATCCACCTTGTAGCGGCAGAAGAAATCCACCGCATCCTCGCCCACGATGGCACCGTCGCTTTGCCGCACGGTGCCGCCCGCCAGGATCAGCTCCTTTGCTTGGCCGCCGATCATCATGTTGATAATATTTATATTGTTGGAAATCACCGTCAGGCCGCTGTGGCCGGACAGCGCCCGGGCAACCTGTTCGGTGGAGGTGCCGATGTTGAGCGCGAGCGAGCAATTGTCCGGGATCAGTTCTGCCGCCAGGGCGGCCATCGCCAGCTTGTTGCCGGCGTTCAGTTTGCGCCGGTCCTCGTAGCCCTGACTGGCGGCGGAGCTGACCCGGACGGCGCCTCCGTGGACACGGGACAGGGCGCCGCGCGCCGACAGGTCGCGCAGATCGGCACGCACGGTCTGCAGGGAGACGCCAAAGCGGCGGGAGAGATCCTCGACCTCGACCCGGTCCTGCCGGTTCAGGAGGGAGATGATTTCGTTCTGACGGCCGCTGGCATCCATTTGCTTTCCTTTCGCGCGATTCTGTAGCGTACCGCGCGAAAGGAGTCACTATTCGTTTTCGAGATGGTTTCGTTTTCTGTGGAAACGAAAGGGTGCGCCGTTTGGGGTTCGGCCCGGCGGAGAGTCAGATCAGCGGGATCAGGTGATTGTCCCACGCCAGGTCCGCGCGGTGCAGCGGGTGCTGCCCGGCGTCTGACACTGCAAAGAACTGGCCGGTGCCGGTGCTGGCGGTAAAGCCGCCCGCAGACGCTGCCAGGCCGCAGACGTCGTGCATCCTGAACTCGCGCAGCAGCGCGCCGCTGGCGGTGTCCATCACTTGCAGCACCCCGCCGCGCGGGGAGGTGACGCCAATCCGGCTGCCATCGGCGGAAAAGGCGACAGAGCCGCCATAGCCGTTCAGGTTCAGCACCCGCGCGTCATCCTCCGCCATCAGGCGCGGCGCGGTGCCCGGCCGGTGCAGCCCTGCGGCGGGCAGCTGCTCGCCCGGATCGCCCTGCCACTGCATCGCGAAACCAACAGTGCCGTCGGCGCGCACAGCCAAATGGCGGATCGAGTTCAGGCGCAGCTCCTGCGGCAGTTCCATCTGCGCCTGCAGTTCACCCTCCAGGCTCAGATAGCTGAGGTTCGGGCGCATGTCGGCCAGGTTCAGCTTGGCGCGGCCGCTGTCGGGGTGGGTCTCGATCCCGCCATTGGCCACCACCAGCCCCGGCGCGTCGCGGCGCAGGGCCATGTCGTGCGGGCCGATGCCGCCGGAGGAATAGGCGGTGATGCGGCGGTAGCTGCCTGCGGCATCCCAGACGCCGATCACGCCGCGGGCGTTTTCATAGTCGTTTTCTGTAGTGAACAGGCGGCTGCCGTCCGGGGAGAAGGTGCCGTGGCCGTAGAAATGATGCCCTGCGGGCGGCTCCAGCCGGGCGATGGCGGCACCGCTGCGGCAGTCGATCACATCGGCAAAGCGGCCCGGGCGGCGGGCAAAGGCGACAGCTTCAGGCCGGATGGGGTGCGCGGCAGCAGCATGGCCGCGGCCCGGCAGCGCGTGGCGGAACAGGATTTCTCCCTCACGGGTGAGGCCCGCAAGAAGGAAGGTCCCGCCAGCGTCCTTGCCCGCGGTCAGGAACGCGGGGTTTCCTGCGCTGGCCCAGCCGGCGTTGGGGGCGAGACCGGTTGCCAAAAGGCCGGCCAGAAATCCGCGGCGGGTTGTCATGTCTGGTGCCTTTCCGTCAGTCGCCGTCAAGCGCGTTGAAACCGGCCGCGACGCCCAGGGCGGGGCCGAGGTCTTCGCGCATCAGCGTGTGCAGGTCCTTGATCTCCTGCCGCAGGGATTCAATGCGGAAGCGGCCGGCGGGATCAGAGACGCCTGCGAACACTGGATCGTCGAGGGCCTCTGCCTTCGTGCGCGCCTTGGCAAAGCCCGTCGTGAGTTTGTCCCGCAAGTCCTCATTGCCTCCCGCGAGCGCCGCTGCCAGCGGCTCCAGCGCGTTCAGCGAGATCAGAACATGGCGCAGGCTGCGGCCGGAGCGGCGGGCCTCGGCGCGGTTGGGGCGGGGCTTTTGATAGGTGCCGAGCGGACGGCCCAGACGCATGCCGTCCAGCACTTGCAAGCCGGTGGTCAGGGCCTTGAACAGTTCCTGGGTGATCTCGTCCTCGGTCTGGTAGCGGCTGCCGGGGGCGCGCAGTTCGGCGGCATAACTTTGCTGCCAATCGGCGCTGATCGCCTGGCTTGTCGCCGCGATGTCCGTGCTGATCGCGCGGGTCAGGGCGCAGCGGTAATCCGCGTCGCCAGCGGCGGAAAGCTGCGGGTCATAAAGCAGGAACTCCAGCGCATAGAAACCACGGGATGCGATGGAGTAACTGGCAAACTTCTCGGGGTCCTTGATGCCGGCATCTTCGCTGCGGATCAGGCTCGCCAGCGCCTTGGGAGTCTTGCTGCGGCTGTCGGGCCAGAACGCCAGCGCAAAGGCGCGGCTGTCCGTTTCGGTGGGGCCAAAGCGGTAATGGCTGGCGGCGATCCAGGCGTCGAAAGCTTCGCCGTAGGCCGCGCGCAGGGGCGCTGACTGCGGGTCGCAATCGGCTTGCGCTGCCCTGGCAAGGGTCCGGCTGTCCTCTGCCAGTTCCTCAAATGCAGGCAGGATCAGCTTGTCGGTAATGCTGCTGGACAGCTCCGAGGCGGCCACGGGGGCCGCGGTCAGGGCGAGGGTCAGGGCAAGGGCGCGCATCAAAGGCTCTCCAAAAAGGCGATCAGGGCGGCGCGATCCCGCGGCTGCAGCGCCACGACGCGGGATTTGGCGGCTTCCGCCTCGCCGCCGTGCCACAGGACCGCCTCCAGCAGCGTGCGGGCGCGGCCGTCGTGCAGGAAGGTGGCGCGGGGGGAGACCTGCTGCGTCAGACCGATCCCCCACAGCGGTGCGGTGCGCCATTCGCGGCCCGTGGCGCGCGCTTCGGGGCGGTTGTCGGCAAGGCCCTCTCCCATGTCGTGCAGCAACAGGTCGGAATAGGGCCAGATCAGCTGGAAGCTTTGTTCCGGCCGGTCCTGCAGCCGGTGGGTCACGTATTTCGGCACATGGCAGGCGGGGCAGCCGCTGTCATAGAACACCTGCTTGCCGCGCAGGACCTTGGGGTCGCCGGTGCCGCGGCGGGCGGGCACGCCGAGGTTGCGGCTGTAGAACGTGACCAGATCCATGTTCGGCTGGTCGATTTCGGTTTCACGGGAATCACCGCCGCCGTGCGGGGCGGTCTGGCAGGCGCTTTGCTGGGCTGTGCATTCGCCCGCATGGGCCGGGAACAGGGGCGTGGAGATGCCGATATCCCCGGAAAAAGCGCTGGCGGATTGTTCATGCACCGTGGCCATCCCGGCCTTCAGCCCGAAGCGGCCCGGCAGGATGCGGTTGAACTCCCGCGACCAGACCAGATTGGGGCGCCCGGAAATACCGTCGCCGTCGGCGTCCTCCTCATCCGCGCGGGCAAGGATATCGGCGGCGGGGATCGCCTCAAGCAGCCCCAGTCCGATCATCGGCGGCGCCACGCGGGGGGAGAGCATGGCACCCTCGGCCAGCGGGCCGTAACCAAGATTTGCGGCGGTGTAGCTGGGGCGGCGCAGGGTGGCGGTCTCATCGCCGTTCAGGGCGACCTCAAACTCCTCATACGCCACCTGCAGCCGGTATTCCGGGGCGATGCCGGGGGCGGAGAAGTCCTGCAGCTGGGTGCCGTAGACCGGGTCCGGCGCGGTGCCGATGTAATCGCTGATCTCTTGCAGTTCCGGCGGCACCGGGCCGGGGACAGAGACACGAAGGAACATCGTGGCGGAGGCGTAATCCGGCTGTTCCGGCACGTGGCCGCGGCCGTCCTTCAGGTGGCAGCGCTGGCAGGAGCGGGCGTTATACAGCGGCCCGAGGCCGTCGGAGGCCTTGGTGGAGGCGGGCGAGAACACCCAGATCTTCTTGAACAGCCCGTTGCCGAGCTTGAATTCCAGCTCCTGCGCGAAGGAGAGGCTGGCGGAGTGCTGGGAAAACGCCTCGTCATCTGTGCGGGCGCGGACGGTAGCGGCGCCGGCGGGCAGATCCTCAAACGGTTCTGGCGCTGTGAAATCCGTGGCCGGAGACGTCACGGCCGCGATCCGGGCGCGCTCGGCGTCAGTGCGGGGAAGGGGGGAGAGATGCGGCTCTGCCTGATACCGGCTGGCCAGATCCAGCGCCGCAAGGGGCGTGGCCGCCGCAAACGCGGCAGCCAGCGCAATGTTAGTCTTCAACCTCTGCCATCTTGGTGGCGTTGAGCTGGGCATAGTTTTCGGCACCGATCCGGTCGTGCAGCTCAAGCTGCGTTTCGAGGAAGTCGATATGGCCCTCTTCGTCCGCCATCAGGTCTTCAAACAGCTTCTGGGTGACGTAGTCGCCCGCCTTGTTGCAGGCGTCGCGGGCTTCCTTGTAGAGCGCGCGGGCATCCACTTCGGCGGCAAGGTCGCATTCGAGCGTTTCTTTCGGGGTCTGGCCGATCCTGAGCGGGTCAAGCTTCTGCAGGTTCGGGTGGCCGCCGAGGAACAAAATCCTTTCAATCAATTTATCCGCGTGCTCCATCTCCTCGATGGATTCCTCGCGGCTTTTCTTGGCCATGCTGCCCAGGCCCCAGTCTTCCTGCATCCGGTAGTGCAGCCAGTACTGGCTGACCGCGGTCAGCTCATGGCGCAGCGCTTTATTGAGATAGTCGATGACCTTGGCGTCGCCCTTCATAACTTTTCTCCCGAATTGATGCTGCGCGTAAATTCGTAAGCTGCGCAGGTACTTCCAGCTTACTGCTGGAACGCATCGTGTCGAGGAAAAGCGGCATGCAGCCGCCGCAGTCGGCGGATTTTCCCAGGGCATGATAGATCTTGCCGGGGGTGATTATCGTTTCGGGATCGGCGCTTCGCATCCAGTCGATGGCGGCGCGGATGTCGTGGTCCGATATGTTCGTGCAGTGGCAAACGATCATGCTGCTTGCGTCCTTGCCCGGTGGCGCAAATGGCCAAGTGATTCCGTTGGGCAATATATCCGACAAATTTGCTTGGGCTTCAAGTGTTAACCAGAGTAAAACGCTTGGGATTTGCCTCGGGGCAAGTAAAACGGGCCGCAGAAACTGCGGCCCGCCACTGCCCGGAGGTTTGGTTCTCTTACTGGAACACTGCCGTGGGGTTATCGAGACTGTCGGACCCTTCGATGGCGACGCCATCCAGATCCAGGGCGGTGACAACCCGTTCGATCGAGCGGGTCTGGCCGATCAGCCCGTCCACGCCGCCCATCACAAGCGCTTCGCCCGCTGCGTTGCCTTGGGCCAGCATCTGATCATAGGACAGGCCCGCCTCCGCCGCGGTCTTGATGCGGCCAAGCGCCAGCATCGTGTCCGCCAGCTTGCCGCGCATCTCGGTGTCCAGCTCCGCGTCCTTTTCGGCGACCAGATCCGACAGGGAGGGGCCGGAGACCAGTTCGCCATTCACCCGCACGTATTCGCCCAGATAGACGTTCTGCACCCCCAGCCCGTCGTAGTAATGGCTGTTGTGGGTGTTGTCGGAGAAGCAGTCGTGCTCCTCCTCCGGGTCGTTCAGCATCAGGCCCAGGCGCATCCGCTCCCCCGCCTGCTCGCCATAGGACAAAGAGCCCATGCCGGTCAGCATCGCGGTGATGCCTGCGTCCTCATCGGCCAGCAGGGCGGTGCGGGCGTCACCTTCAGCGCCCCATTGCGCGGCCATCCACTCCAGATCGGAGATCAGCAGATCCGTCGCCGCCTGCAGGTAATCGCCGCGGCGGCCGCAGTTGCCGTTTGTGCAGGCGTCGCCTTGGGCGTAGTCGGTCCAGGGGCGCTCGCCCGCGCCGTGCCCGGTGCCGTTCAGGTCCTGCCCCCAGAGCAGGAATTCAATGGCGTGGTAGCCGGTGGCGACGTTGGCCTCGATCCCGTCAGCCTCATGCAGGGTGCTTTCCAGCAGTTCCGGAGTGATCCGGGCGGCGTCGACCGCCTTGCCCGACAGCTCAAAGCTGGGGTTGGCGATCACGTTCAGCGCCGCCAGCGTGTTTTCCTCGGTCGGCCCGCCATAGGCGGCATCGACATAGTCGATCAGCCCCTCGTCCAGCGGCCAGGCGTTCACCTTGCCTTCCCAGTCGTCGACGATGGCATTGCCAAAGCGGAACACTTCGGACTGCTGATAGGGAACACGGGCCGCGATCCAGGCGGCGCGGGCGGCTTGCAGGTTTTCGGCAGACGGCTGCGCGACCAACGCGTCCACGGCGGCCTTCAGGGCTTGCGCGGTGGTCAGGCTGTCTTGGTATTTGGCCTCGGCGATGTTGGCGTAATTGGTCAGCACCGCGGACTTCTCGGCAGCCAGCGCGGCGGAGGCGCCAAAGGTCAGGCCGGCCAGGGCTGTGCCTGCAAGAAACAGGGATTTCATAATGTGCGTCCTTGGGTTTTGTGAATTCAATGAAGGGTGGCGGCGGCAGGCCATGCCGCTTGCGGCGGCGGCTGAACGCCCATGATTTGCTGCATCAGCAAGCCGCAGTCAGAGGCGAGCCGGGTCAGTTCCTGCGCCTTGCGCGGGGTGACAATCAGCGAGGCAAGGATATGCGCGTCGTCCTGCTGGCCCTCGGCGGCGGAGGCCAGCAGGTTGGCAAAGCAGTTTTCATCCGCGCCCAGGCATTTGCAGGTCATGCCGTGGCGCACCAGCGGGCGGCGGCCATGGGCGGCGCAGAAATTGCAGAGGTATCCAAAGGCCTCAAACGCCGCTTCGGCCATGTCCGGGCCAAAGCTCACTTCGAAGTCGCGGCGCATCTGCTCGCGGGTGTCGGAGCCGGAAAACCAGTGGCGCAGATAGATCACCGCGCCCGCTTCCAGCGGCGGCAGTTCGGACAGGGTGCCGACAGTGACGCCCCCGCGCGGAGTGGAGTGGTCAGGGCGCATCGCCGTCCGCTCACTTGGTCAGGATCAGCTTGCCTGCGCGGGTGATGCGCAGCGAGTAGATCTGGCCGTTCAGCAGGATCCGCGCCTGCACCCCGCCGCGGGTCAGGTCCTCGGCGTGGTAGGTGGGGAAGACTTCGGTGGTTGCGGTGGTCGGCACCGGCTTGGAGGCAATCTGATTCATGACTTTCGCCCATTGCTGAATTCCGCCCTGTCCAGAAGCCATTCCAGACAAAAGCCGGACAGAGCGCCGGACGGCGCAAAGACCTGCGGCCACAATTGGCGCATGTCCTCCGGTTCCAGCTCTTTGACTTGAGGGCCGCCGGGGCGGCTGTCTCCGTTCGGCATGGGGGCGATCTCGGTTGATGATACGTCACTCGGGCTCGCCCGATCCGAGTCAGGCTGGCTGGAATGCCTGTATTCCTGAATTAAATGCTCAGGTATGTCAATCCGAGTTTTTTAGTAAGAATTAATTTCTGCAGGGCCTGAACGGGGTTGCGGCTTGCGGTTGCAAGCCCGCTCAGGCCGGCAGCTCGCCGGTCAGGAAGTCCATGAACACGCGGACACGCTGCGGCAGGTGGCGGCGGTCCTGGTACACCAGGTAAAGGGCAAGGCTCTCCGGCCCCCCCCGGCGGCGGCGGTCGCAGTTCCAAATCGCCGCGCGCCGCGCTCGCCGGGCGGGCGCCGCTGGATCTGTTCATTCCGCATCTCGGCGCGGTGGGCGGCGGCGGTGCGCTGGGTCAGATTTCGATGAGTTGCGCGCAGGCGGCGGATTTTGCCGCCCGGCTGGCGCCCAAGGCGGTGATGCCGGTGCATCCCTCGACCTATGCGCTCTACCAGGAGGGGCCGGAGGCGCTGCGCGCGGCCCATGCGGCAACTGCACCCGGATGGAAGCTTTGGCTGCCTTCAGAAGGGGCACGGGCCGCTCTTTGACACAGAAAAAAGGCCGCTCCCCGGGAGCGGCCTTTGCGTTTAACGCGGTGCGGCAGCCTCAGCTGCGGGTGCCGGAGAAGCGCGACTGCCAGTCTTCCCGCTGGTCGTCGGTGATCTTGGCGAACAGCACCTCCGGCACGGTGAAGCCATGGCCTGCGGGCAGGGCGGAGAGCGCTGCCGCCGCATCCTCGGGCCAGCTGCGGTCGTCCGAGTTCAGCGCCGCCATCAGCGTGTCCGTGGCGTGCGGGATGAAGGGCGCCGACAGCACCGCGTAAAGGCGGATCAGGTTCAGCCCCAGGCGCACCTGCGCAGCGGCGCGTTCGGGGTCTTCCTTGAACACCGACCAGGGCGCCGCGGACTGCAGGTATTCATTGCCGGCCACCCAGATCGCCCGCAGCTCCTGCGAGGATTTGCGGACCTCCATCGCCTCCATATGGCCCTCATAGGCGCGGATGCGGGTGGTCAGCTCGTCGATCAGCGCCTGCTCCTGCGGCCCGTATTCGCCGCCTGCGGGCACCTCCTCGCCGAACTTGGAGCGGCAGAACTTGGTGATGCGGCTGACGAAGTTGCCCAGCACGTCCGCCAGGTCCTTGTTCACCGACTGCTGGAAGTTCTCCCAGGTGAATTCGGAGTCTGAGCTTTCCGGCGCGTGCGACAACAGCCACCAGCGCCAGTAATCGGCCGGCAGGATCTCCAGCGCCTGATCCATGAACACGCCGCGCCCCTGCGAGGTGGAGAACTGGCCGCCGTCATAGTTC containing:
- a CDS encoding (2Fe-2S)-binding protein, yielding MIVCHCTNISDHDIRAAIDWMRSADPETIITPGKIYHALGKSADCGGCMPLFLDTMRSSSKLEVPAQLTNLRAASIREKSYEGRRQGHRLSQ
- a CDS encoding imelysin family protein: MKSLFLAGTALAGLTFGASAALAAEKSAVLTNYANIAEAKYQDSLTTAQALKAAVDALVAQPSAENLQAARAAWIAARVPYQQSEVFRFGNAIVDDWEGKVNAWPLDEGLIDYVDAAYGGPTEENTLAALNVIANPSFELSGKAVDAARITPELLESTLHEADGIEANVATGYHAIEFLLWGQDLNGTGHGAGERPWTDYAQGDACTNGNCGRRGDYLQAATDLLISDLEWMAAQWGAEGDARTALLADEDAGITAMLTGMGSLSYGEQAGERMRLGLMLNDPEEEHDCFSDNTHNSHYYDGLGVQNVYLGEYVRVNGELVSGPSLSDLVAEKDAELDTEMRGKLADTMLALGRIKTAAEAGLSYDQMLAQGNAAGEALVMGGVDGLIGQTRSIERVVTALDLDGVAIEGSDSLDNPTAVFQ
- the hemP gene encoding hemin uptake protein HemP encodes the protein MNQIASKPVPTTATTEVFPTYHAEDLTRGGVQARILLNGQIYSLRITRAGKLILTK